In a single window of the Streptomyces sp. HUAS ZL42 genome:
- the mshA gene encoding D-inositol-3-phosphate glycosyltransferase, translated as MSQYVSRLGRRSPAAPHRLRLHRRPRRIAMLSVHTSPLHQPGTGDAGGMNVYIVELAQRLAAINIEVEIFTRATTAALPATVELAPGVLVRHIDAGPYEGLAKEELPAQLCAFTHGVMQAWAGHRPGYYDLVHSHYWLSGHVGWLAAQRWGAPLVHAMHTMAKVKNAALAEGDTPEPAARVIGETQIVAAADRLIANTAEEADELVRHYAADLDKVAVVHPGVNLARFSPADGRAAARARLDLPQDALIPLFAGRIQPLKAPDVLLRAVAVLLGERPDLRSRIVVPIVGGPSGSGLAKPEGLQKLAARLGIADVVRFRPPVGQEQLADWFRAASVLVVPSYSESFGLVAIEAQATGTPVLAAAVGGLPVAVRDGETGVLVQGHDPAAYARVLAGFADRPELPSRMGAAAARHAQSFGWDTAAAATADVYTAAMHAHRRRVRSHHG; from the coding sequence GTGAGCCAGTACGTCAGCAGGCTCGGGCGTCGCTCCCCGGCGGCACCCCACCGGCTGCGCCTGCACCGCCGTCCTCGCCGCATCGCCATGCTCTCGGTGCACACCTCACCGCTCCACCAGCCCGGCACCGGCGACGCCGGCGGAATGAACGTATACATCGTGGAGCTCGCGCAGCGCCTCGCCGCGATCAACATCGAGGTCGAGATCTTCACGCGCGCCACCACGGCCGCCCTCCCCGCCACCGTCGAGCTGGCCCCCGGCGTCCTGGTTCGCCACATCGACGCCGGCCCCTACGAGGGCCTGGCGAAAGAAGAGCTCCCGGCCCAGCTGTGCGCCTTCACCCACGGCGTGATGCAGGCCTGGGCGGGCCACCGCCCCGGCTACTACGACCTCGTCCACTCGCACTACTGGCTCTCCGGCCACGTCGGCTGGCTCGCCGCCCAGCGTTGGGGCGCTCCCCTGGTGCACGCCATGCACACCATGGCCAAGGTCAAGAACGCCGCGCTCGCCGAGGGCGACACCCCCGAGCCCGCCGCCCGCGTCATCGGCGAGACCCAGATCGTCGCGGCCGCCGACCGCCTCATCGCCAACACCGCCGAGGAGGCCGACGAGCTGGTCCGGCACTACGCCGCCGACCTCGACAAGGTCGCCGTCGTCCACCCCGGCGTGAACCTCGCCCGCTTCAGCCCCGCGGACGGCCGCGCCGCGGCCCGAGCCCGCCTGGACCTCCCCCAGGACGCGCTGATCCCGCTGTTCGCGGGCCGCATCCAGCCCCTGAAGGCACCCGACGTGCTCCTGCGCGCGGTCGCCGTGTTGCTGGGCGAGCGGCCCGACCTGCGCTCCCGCATCGTCGTACCGATCGTCGGCGGTCCCAGCGGAAGCGGCCTCGCCAAGCCGGAGGGCCTGCAGAAGCTGGCGGCCCGGCTCGGCATCGCGGACGTCGTACGGTTCCGTCCGCCCGTCGGCCAGGAGCAGCTGGCGGACTGGTTCCGCGCCGCGTCCGTCCTCGTCGTCCCCTCCTACAGCGAATCGTTCGGCCTCGTCGCCATAGAGGCGCAGGCGACCGGTACGCCGGTGCTCGCGGCCGCGGTCGGCGGGCTGCCGGTGGCCGTGCGCGACGGCGAGACCGGCGTCCTCGTCCAGGGCCACGATCCCGCCGCGTACGCGCGCGTGCTCGCCGGCTTCGCCGACCGCCCGGAGCTGCCGTCCCGCATGGGCGCGGCCGCAGCCCGGCACGCCCAGTCCTTCGGCTGGGACACCGCCGCCGCGGCGACGGCAGACGTCTACACGGCCGCGATGCACGCCCACCGTCGTCGCGTACGCTCCCACCATGGGTGA
- a CDS encoding HAD domain-containing protein, whose amino-acid sequence MLLFLDVDGTLLPFGGPGPYPAYDAPPASDALPAVHPLLDRIDPALGPRLRALGCELVWATTWLDDANACVAPWLGLPALPVVDWPEEPRDAPLYSGPHWKTRPLVAWAGGRPFVWLDDEITTADRIWVAAHHPGRALLHRVDHRSGLTEADFAAVREWLTGTDGSG is encoded by the coding sequence ATGCTGCTTTTCCTCGACGTCGACGGGACGCTGCTGCCGTTCGGCGGGCCGGGGCCGTATCCGGCGTACGACGCGCCGCCCGCGTCCGACGCCCTGCCCGCCGTACATCCCCTGCTGGACCGCATCGACCCCGCGCTCGGCCCACGGCTGCGGGCGCTGGGGTGCGAGCTGGTGTGGGCGACGACCTGGCTGGACGACGCGAACGCGTGCGTCGCGCCCTGGCTCGGCCTGCCCGCGCTGCCGGTGGTGGACTGGCCGGAGGAGCCGCGGGACGCACCGTTGTACAGCGGGCCGCACTGGAAGACGCGGCCCCTCGTCGCCTGGGCGGGCGGCCGCCCCTTCGTCTGGCTGGACGACGAGATCACCACCGCCGACCGCATCTGGGTCGCCGCCCACCATCCCGGCCGAGCACTGCTGCACCGCGTGGATCACCGCTCGGGGCTCACCGAGGCGGACTTCGCGGCGGTGCGGGAGTGGCTGACGGGTACGGACGGCAGCGGCTAA
- a CDS encoding helix-turn-helix domain-containing protein, whose amino-acid sequence MASLNVGNLGEYLREQRRNAQLSLRQLADAAGVSNPYLSQIERGLRKPSAEVLQQVAKALRISAETLYVRAGILDAERDRDEVETRAVILADPTLNEQQKQVLLQIYESFRKENGFGADVAADGAAEHSADDGDKSGKTSKSSTNTEKSTAPRRSRTAGGGEADPQRTAG is encoded by the coding sequence ATGGCATCGCTCAACGTCGGCAATCTCGGTGAGTACCTGCGCGAGCAGCGGCGCAACGCGCAGCTGTCGCTGCGGCAGCTCGCCGACGCCGCCGGGGTGTCCAATCCGTATCTGAGCCAGATCGAGCGCGGCCTGCGCAAGCCGAGCGCGGAGGTGCTGCAGCAGGTCGCCAAGGCGCTGCGGATCTCCGCGGAGACGCTGTACGTGCGCGCGGGCATCCTCGACGCCGAGCGGGACCGGGACGAGGTGGAGACACGCGCCGTCATCCTCGCCGATCCCACGCTGAACGAGCAGCAGAAGCAGGTCCTGCTCCAGATCTACGAGTCCTTCCGCAAGGAGAACGGGTTCGGGGCCGACGTGGCAGCGGACGGCGCGGCCGAGCACAGCGCCGACGACGGCGACAAGAGCGGCAAGACCAGCAAGAGCAGTACGAACACCGAGAAGTCGACCGCCCCGCGCCGTTCCCGTACGGCCGGCGGCGGCGAAGCCGATCCGCAGCGGACGGCTGGCTGA
- a CDS encoding HAD family hydrolase: MAVDLDDVTGVRKLLAGAGSVLFDFDGPICRLFPDGSSKSVADELRETVDRFGAGDVLSVDERTHIDPHVVLRAVHRAARRDPRLSRMVSLLEAQVTAGEVAAASTAELTLHVDTVVELLFGRGVRLAVVTNNSPVAAHAYLRDHGLIRYFSAVEGRRPNDPGLMKPHPDVVLRALDGLHLPPRRAVMIGDTGTDLQAASRAGVSFIGYGRNDQKAEKLRDAGAEVVVGSYLPVLEGERGHGS; encoded by the coding sequence ATGGCTGTTGACCTCGACGACGTCACGGGCGTTCGGAAACTGCTGGCCGGTGCCGGCAGCGTTCTGTTCGACTTCGACGGGCCGATCTGCCGCCTCTTCCCCGACGGCTCCTCGAAGTCGGTGGCCGACGAACTCCGTGAGACGGTGGACCGGTTCGGAGCAGGGGACGTCCTCTCGGTGGATGAGCGCACCCATATCGATCCCCACGTGGTGCTCCGTGCCGTGCACCGGGCGGCGCGGCGCGACCCGCGCCTGAGCCGCATGGTGTCCCTGCTGGAGGCGCAGGTGACGGCGGGCGAAGTGGCTGCCGCGAGTACCGCCGAGCTGACACTGCACGTGGACACGGTGGTCGAGCTGCTGTTCGGGCGGGGTGTACGGCTCGCAGTGGTCACGAACAACTCCCCCGTGGCGGCCCACGCCTATCTCCGGGACCACGGCCTGATCCGCTACTTCAGCGCTGTCGAGGGCCGGCGGCCGAACGACCCCGGCCTGATGAAGCCCCACCCCGATGTCGTCCTCCGGGCTCTGGACGGTCTGCACCTCCCGCCCCGGCGGGCGGTGATGATCGGGGACACCGGGACGGACCTGCAGGCGGCGTCACGGGCGGGCGTCTCCTTCATCGGGTACGGGCGCAACGACCAGAAGGCGGAGAAGCTGCGGGACGCGGGCGCCGAGGTCGTGGTGGGCTCGTATCTTCCGGTGCTGGAAGGGGAGCGCGGGCATGGTTCTTGA
- a CDS encoding RraA family protein, which yields MTDATEFQGFQDIPTTTLADLLGRAQVMDIGIRPLWGPVGRVAGPAFTVSCPPGDNLMLHAAIYRAQPGSVVVVESGDLDYALAGGNVCAVAQRRGITAFVLDGLIRDLAEAREAGFPVFGRGVIPIPGAKSVVRPLGERVRCGGVAVDAGDVVVADEEGVVVVPAAGREEVLAAARARLAKEAAETLDAWEEAHRARVDKILAENGFEG from the coding sequence ATGACTGACGCCACCGAGTTCCAGGGCTTCCAGGACATCCCCACGACCACCCTCGCCGACCTCCTGGGCCGCGCCCAGGTCATGGACATCGGCATCCGCCCCCTGTGGGGGCCTGTCGGCCGGGTCGCCGGTCCCGCCTTCACCGTCAGCTGCCCGCCCGGCGACAACCTCATGCTGCACGCGGCGATCTACCGCGCGCAGCCGGGCTCGGTCGTGGTCGTGGAGTCCGGCGACCTGGACTACGCGCTGGCCGGCGGGAACGTCTGCGCGGTCGCCCAGCGCCGCGGCATCACGGCCTTCGTCCTCGACGGCCTCATCCGTGACCTCGCCGAGGCACGCGAGGCGGGATTCCCCGTCTTCGGCCGCGGTGTCATCCCGATTCCGGGTGCCAAGTCCGTCGTACGACCGCTGGGCGAGCGCGTGCGGTGCGGTGGCGTGGCGGTCGACGCGGGCGATGTGGTCGTGGCCGACGAGGAGGGCGTCGTGGTCGTGCCCGCCGCCGGCCGGGAGGAGGTGCTGGCGGCCGCCCGGGCCAGGCTCGCCAAGGAGGCGGCCGAGACCCTCGACGCGTGGGAGGAGGCACACCGGGCCCGCGTCGACAAGATCCTGGCCGAGAACGGCTTCGAGGGCTGA
- a CDS encoding NlpC/P60 family protein, whose amino-acid sequence MGTGKRGLIAAAVTVVCAVTVLAVPGTAFASPSPTPTPTATPTIRAGKDLEAVREKLDALYHDAAVATDAYNAAEEKAEQQSAEIVELAKKIVKGQEKLDELKDRAGSAAAAQYRTGGLPDEAKLMLSDDPREFLDGAGRVLQGEKATKGLIAEMTRTQQDLEQYAKDASAQWQQLEANRQAKAEAQKKIEKQIAAAEKLEAQLEKEEKERLAELEAEAAYKAQTAWLDSGILDEINGKASEQGKKAVKFATDQMGKPYVWGAEGPGSYDCSGLTSQAWLAAGHGIPRTSQEQWKQLKHIAVKDMRPGDLIIYFDDASHVGMYIGDGAIVHAPRPGRTVTIAGAGSMPILGVVRPDA is encoded by the coding sequence ATGGGTACGGGCAAGCGCGGCCTGATCGCGGCGGCTGTGACCGTGGTCTGCGCGGTCACGGTGCTGGCGGTACCGGGCACGGCGTTCGCGAGCCCTAGCCCCACCCCGACCCCGACGGCCACCCCGACCATCCGGGCCGGCAAGGACCTTGAGGCCGTACGCGAGAAGCTCGACGCGCTCTACCACGACGCGGCCGTGGCCACGGACGCCTACAACGCCGCCGAGGAGAAGGCCGAGCAGCAGTCCGCCGAGATCGTCGAACTGGCCAAGAAGATCGTCAAGGGCCAGGAGAAACTGGACGAGTTGAAGGACCGCGCGGGCTCCGCGGCCGCCGCGCAGTACCGCACCGGCGGGCTGCCGGACGAGGCCAAGCTGATGCTGAGCGACGACCCGCGGGAGTTCCTCGACGGCGCCGGCCGGGTCCTGCAGGGCGAGAAGGCGACCAAGGGCCTGATCGCGGAAATGACCCGCACCCAGCAGGACTTGGAGCAGTACGCCAAGGACGCCTCCGCCCAGTGGCAGCAACTGGAGGCCAACCGCCAGGCCAAGGCCGAGGCCCAGAAGAAGATCGAGAAGCAGATCGCGGCGGCCGAGAAGCTCGAGGCTCAGCTGGAGAAGGAGGAGAAGGAGCGCCTCGCCGAGCTTGAGGCGGAGGCCGCGTACAAGGCGCAGACGGCCTGGCTGGACTCGGGCATACTCGACGAAATCAACGGCAAGGCGTCCGAACAGGGCAAGAAGGCCGTGAAGTTCGCCACCGACCAGATGGGCAAGCCGTACGTATGGGGCGCCGAGGGCCCCGGCTCGTACGACTGCTCGGGCCTGACCTCACAGGCCTGGCTGGCCGCCGGCCACGGCATCCCGCGCACCTCGCAGGAGCAGTGGAAGCAGCTGAAGCACATCGCCGTCAAGGACATGCGCCCCGGCGATCTGATCATCTACTTCGACGACGCCAGCCATGTCGGGATGTACATCGGCGACGGGGCCATCGTGCACGCCCCGCGGCCGGGGCGGACGGTGACGATCGCGGGGGCGGGCTCCATGCCGATCCTGGGCGTGGTCAGGCCCGATGCATGA
- a CDS encoding GNAT family N-acetyltransferase, whose translation MRADDWHLTEDLDDFVARAGDFLRSRPGLHVMPLTWAARLRARGAHAFGTEAPVFGVLERAGEVRAAFYRLPPRALVLTPLTPEQADTLAAHLAAVGHSLPSVSADHNTATAFARAWQRHTGARPRIRDTRLRLYRLGTLTPPEPMPAGRGRVLGEQDLEQVMFWCGEFAKAVGEVVSIDAGSWANTRFADKRYTVWETPDGTPVSVAGMNPVIGGQVQVDVVHTPAHLRGRGYAGAVTAEVSRAALAAGAREVVLFADLSNPTSNALYQRLGYRTLTDWAAYDFSPEVS comes from the coding sequence ATGCGCGCGGACGACTGGCACCTCACCGAAGACCTGGACGACTTTGTCGCCCGAGCCGGGGACTTCCTGCGCTCGCGGCCCGGCCTGCACGTCATGCCGCTGACGTGGGCCGCGAGACTGCGAGCACGTGGGGCGCACGCGTTCGGCACCGAAGCCCCCGTCTTCGGCGTGCTGGAGCGAGCGGGCGAGGTCCGCGCCGCCTTCTACCGCCTCCCTCCCCGTGCTCTGGTCCTCACCCCGCTCACGCCTGAGCAGGCCGACACCCTCGCCGCCCACCTGGCCGCCGTCGGGCACTCCCTTCCCTCCGTCAGCGCGGACCACAACACCGCCACCGCTTTCGCCCGGGCCTGGCAGCGGCACACCGGCGCGAGGCCGAGAATCCGCGACACGCGGCTGCGTCTGTACCGCCTCGGCACACTCACCCCGCCGGAGCCGATGCCGGCGGGCCGGGGCCGCGTCCTGGGCGAGCAGGACCTCGAGCAGGTCATGTTCTGGTGCGGCGAGTTCGCCAAGGCCGTCGGGGAAGTCGTCTCCATCGACGCCGGCTCCTGGGCGAACACGCGCTTCGCCGACAAGCGCTATACCGTCTGGGAGACCCCGGACGGCACTCCCGTCTCCGTCGCGGGCATGAACCCGGTGATCGGCGGCCAGGTCCAGGTGGACGTCGTCCACACCCCGGCCCACCTGCGCGGCCGCGGCTACGCGGGCGCCGTGACGGCGGAGGTGAGCCGGGCCGCCCTGGCCGCGGGCGCGAGGGAGGTCGTGCTCTTCGCGGACCTGTCCAACCCCACCAGCAACGCCCTCTACCAGCGCCTCGGCTATCGCACGCTCACCGACTGGGCGGCGTACGACTTCTCACCGGAAGTCAGTTAG
- a CDS encoding YbjN domain-containing protein — MGEQQRASQVIEAVLKDAELEWESPEPGNYVVKLPGTRKLSTTVSLLVGRHSLSLNAFVIRHPDENEAGVHRWLLERNLKLYGVSYAVDRLGDVYVTAKLPVSAVTADEIDRLLGQVLEAADGSFNTLLELGFAGAIRREYAWRVSRGEPTRNLDAFAHLTQRPAD, encoded by the coding sequence ATGGGTGAGCAGCAGCGCGCGTCGCAGGTCATCGAGGCCGTCCTGAAGGACGCCGAACTGGAGTGGGAGAGCCCCGAACCCGGCAACTACGTCGTGAAACTCCCCGGCACCCGCAAGCTGTCGACAACGGTCTCGCTGCTGGTGGGCCGCCACTCCCTCTCCCTCAACGCCTTCGTCATCCGCCACCCCGACGAGAACGAGGCGGGCGTCCACCGCTGGCTCCTCGAGCGCAACCTCAAGCTGTACGGCGTGAGTTACGCCGTGGACCGGCTCGGCGACGTCTACGTCACCGCGAAGCTGCCCGTCTCGGCCGTCACGGCCGACGAGATCGACCGCCTCCTCGGCCAGGTCCTGGAGGCCGCCGACGGCAGCTTCAACACCCTCCTGGAACTGGGCTTCGCGGGCGCCATCCGCCGGGAGTACGCGTGGCGGGTGTCCCGGGGCGAGCCGACACGGAACCTGGACGCGTTCGCGCACCTCACACAGCGCCCGGCGGACTGA
- a CDS encoding Clp protease N-terminal domain-containing protein gives MGCDHLLIGLAQVGRGVAADMLAEAGFDAAALDATTADT, from the coding sequence ATCGGCTGCGACCACCTGCTGATCGGACTCGCCCAGGTCGGCCGCGGAGTCGCCGCCGACATGCTGGCCGAGGCCGGCTTCGACGCGGCCGCCCTCGACGCCACGACCGCGGACACCTGA
- a CDS encoding Clp protease N-terminal domain-containing protein, with product MTRQAVQQRFHAPHKRYGPETMTDGLRQAMTHVKQAAVQHRANYVGTEHLLWGPTAQDNRATRLLRSSGLSPETVHRSRTAPSASAATTC from the coding sequence GTGACCCGGCAGGCGGTCCAGCAGCGCTTCCACGCCCCGCACAAGCGCTACGGCCCCGAGACGATGACCGACGGCCTCCGCCAGGCGATGACCCACGTCAAGCAGGCGGCAGTCCAGCACCGCGCCAACTACGTCGGCACCGAGCACCTGCTCTGGGGACCGACCGCGCAGGACAACCGCGCCACCCGGCTCCTGCGGTCCTCCGGTCTCTCACCGGAGACGGTCCACCGGTCCCGAACGGCTCCGAGCGCATCGGCTGCGACCACCTGCTGA
- a CDS encoding PP2C family protein-serine/threonine phosphatase: MPVPVPRQRAIPAAESGQAQAAPAAGGPSKEEAPRKDGTAENSTNSAAPAGNNTHNVGSVPHTNLTLLLIEDDPGGSPIVPDLLDPAGKPIRVRTARNLTEAERLLTDDVHCILLDLALSAPGRTGDDDELAVLKHVLELAPRHAVLALTASSDAERGAEAVRVGAQDYLFRDELDGRLLSRAIRYAVERKRSDTAERRLAEGRVRAQENRRLERGLLPTPLLEGSSLRFAARYRPGRSRALLGGDFYDTVRTPDGTVHAMIGDVCGHGPDEAALGVELRIAWRALTLAGLCGDELLGTLQQVLEHERANDEIFATLCTIDIAPDGRRAGLCLAGHPSPLIARPGRPAKLLPYDNNGPALGLLPGARWPRMQVELGAEWSLMLYTDGLIEGRVGEGRERLGQDGMVEMVRRQFEAGLRGEDLLRAAVNEVRELNGGELTDDVAVVLLDRVP, encoded by the coding sequence ATGCCCGTACCCGTACCGCGGCAGAGAGCGATCCCGGCCGCGGAGAGTGGTCAGGCGCAGGCCGCACCCGCAGCCGGCGGCCCCTCCAAGGAAGAAGCCCCGCGCAAGGACGGCACAGCCGAGAACAGCACCAACAGCGCCGCTCCCGCCGGCAACAACACCCATAACGTCGGCAGCGTCCCGCACACCAACCTGACGCTGCTGCTCATCGAGGACGACCCCGGCGGCTCGCCGATCGTCCCCGATCTGCTCGACCCGGCCGGCAAGCCGATCCGTGTCCGCACCGCCCGCAACCTCACCGAGGCCGAGCGGCTGCTGACCGACGACGTGCACTGCATCCTGCTCGACCTGGCGCTGTCGGCGCCCGGCCGGACCGGTGACGACGACGAGCTCGCCGTACTCAAGCACGTACTGGAGCTCGCGCCCCGGCACGCGGTGCTGGCGCTCACCGCGTCCTCCGACGCCGAGCGCGGGGCCGAGGCGGTGCGCGTGGGCGCCCAGGACTATCTTTTCCGGGACGAACTGGACGGGCGACTGCTGAGCCGGGCCATCCGGTACGCGGTGGAGAGGAAACGTTCCGACACGGCCGAGCGCCGACTCGCCGAGGGGCGCGTGCGCGCGCAGGAGAACCGCCGACTGGAGCGCGGCCTGCTGCCGACACCGCTGCTCGAAGGCTCCTCGCTCCGCTTCGCCGCCCGCTACCGCCCCGGCCGCTCGCGCGCGCTGCTCGGTGGCGACTTCTACGACACCGTCCGCACGCCCGACGGCACCGTGCACGCCATGATCGGTGACGTCTGCGGCCACGGCCCCGACGAGGCCGCGCTCGGCGTGGAGCTGCGCATCGCCTGGCGGGCGCTGACGCTGGCCGGCCTGTGCGGGGACGAACTCCTCGGCACCCTGCAGCAGGTCCTCGAACACGAGCGGGCCAACGACGAGATCTTCGCGACCCTCTGCACGATCGACATCGCCCCCGACGGCCGACGCGCGGGCCTCTGCCTCGCCGGACACCCGTCCCCGCTGATCGCCCGCCCCGGCCGGCCCGCGAAGCTCCTGCCGTACGACAACAACGGCCCCGCCCTCGGCCTGCTGCCGGGCGCGCGCTGGCCGCGGATGCAGGTCGAGCTGGGCGCCGAGTGGAGCCTGATGCTCTACACCGACGGTCTGATCGAGGGCCGCGTCGGCGAGGGCCGGGAGCGGCTCGGCCAGGACGGCATGGTGGAGATGGTGCGCCGCCAGTTCGAGGCCGGCCTGCGCGGCGAGGACCTGCTGCGGGCCGCGGTCAACGAGGTCCGCGAGCTGAACGGGGGCGAGCTGACGGACGACGTCGCGGTGGTGCTGCTGGACCGGGTGCCATAG
- a CDS encoding DUF2516 family protein — translation MQGFAGFMWLLSMALILFSGFALIDAAVRREDAYRAADKQTKPFWLIILGIAFVVNLIFNILSFLPIIGLIATIVYMVDVRPALRGLPGGGRSRRGGSSSDGPYGPYNGGR, via the coding sequence ATGCAGGGGTTCGCAGGGTTCATGTGGCTGCTGAGCATGGCCCTGATCCTTTTCAGCGGCTTCGCGCTGATCGACGCCGCCGTTCGCCGCGAGGACGCCTATCGGGCGGCGGACAAGCAGACCAAGCCGTTCTGGCTGATCATCCTCGGGATCGCCTTCGTGGTGAACCTGATCTTCAACATCCTGTCGTTCCTGCCGATCATCGGCCTGATCGCGACCATTGTGTACATGGTCGACGTACGGCCGGCACTGCGGGGGCTCCCGGGCGGCGGTCGCAGCCGACGGGGCGGCTCGAGCAGCGACGGGCCGTACGGGCCGTACAACGGCGGGCGCTGA
- a CDS encoding class I SAM-dependent methyltransferase: protein MTSRAARPVGTVTRGTTNPNRLRRMDRWIAATYGAELRRAGAPVAVDLGYGAAPWTAVELLARLRSVAPHARVVGVEIEPARVAAARPFEREGLVFRHGGFEIPIPQRPHLVRAANVLRQYDEAEVAAVWQRLCARLAPADPATGARGGLLVEGTCDEIGRRHVWVALGPEGPRTVTFATRLGSLDRPSDLAERLPKALIHRNVPGEPVHAFLRDFDRAWAAAAPYASYGARQRWIRAVRDLTADWPVTDGPVRWRQGEVSVRWDALAPRIP from the coding sequence ATGACATCCCGCGCCGCCCGCCCCGTGGGCACAGTCACGCGCGGGACCACCAACCCCAACCGCCTGCGCCGCATGGACCGCTGGATCGCGGCGACGTACGGCGCCGAGCTGCGCCGGGCCGGCGCGCCGGTCGCCGTCGACCTCGGCTACGGCGCCGCTCCCTGGACGGCGGTCGAACTTCTCGCCCGGCTCCGCTCGGTCGCACCGCACGCGCGCGTGGTGGGCGTCGAGATCGAACCGGCGCGGGTCGCGGCCGCGCGGCCGTTCGAGCGGGAGGGACTCGTCTTCCGGCACGGCGGTTTCGAGATCCCCATCCCCCAGCGGCCCCATCTCGTCCGTGCCGCCAACGTCCTGCGGCAGTACGACGAGGCCGAGGTCGCCGCGGTCTGGCAGCGGCTGTGCGCGCGGCTCGCACCGGCCGACCCGGCGACCGGCGCGCGGGGCGGGCTGCTGGTCGAGGGGACGTGCGACGAGATCGGACGGCGGCACGTGTGGGTCGCACTCGGCCCGGAGGGACCGCGCACGGTCACCTTCGCGACGCGGCTCGGGTCGCTCGACCGCCCCTCCGACCTGGCGGAGCGCCTGCCGAAGGCGCTCATCCACCGCAACGTCCCGGGCGAACCCGTGCACGCCTTCCTGCGCGACTTCGACCGCGCATGGGCCGCGGCCGCGCCCTACGCCTCCTACGGCGCCCGTCAGCGCTGGATACGCGCGGTGCGCGACCTCACCGCCGACTGGCCGGTGACGGACGGGCCCGTGCGATGGCGGCAGGGCGAAGTGTCGGTGCGGTGGGACGCGTTGGCGCCGCGCATCCCCTGA
- a CDS encoding nitroreductase/quinone reductase family protein: MPNDFNQQIIEEFRANKGRVGGWFEGARLILLTTTGARTGTPHTTPVGYLPDGGDRVLVIASAGGSPKHPDWYRNLLVHPQVTVESGAFTYEARAVALAGEERDRAFARAVEADPGWAAYQDKTDRVIPVVALYEIAQGGPPNINAGSPGEAIKVVHDGFRRELALIRQEMGKGTTLGAQLRVNCLTFCQGLHNHHTGEDMALFPFLADRRPESAPALARLREEHERIAALVEELRRVLSAQGDLAAARSEVDRLTAELEAHLTYEEEQLIPLLDAG, encoded by the coding sequence GTGCCCAACGACTTCAATCAACAGATCATCGAAGAGTTCCGCGCCAACAAGGGCCGCGTGGGCGGCTGGTTCGAAGGCGCCCGGCTGATCCTCCTCACCACCACCGGCGCCCGCACCGGCACCCCGCACACCACCCCCGTCGGCTATCTCCCCGACGGCGGCGACCGCGTCCTGGTCATCGCCTCGGCCGGCGGCTCGCCGAAGCACCCGGACTGGTACCGCAACCTCCTCGTACATCCCCAGGTGACCGTCGAGAGCGGCGCGTTCACGTACGAGGCGCGGGCCGTCGCCCTCGCGGGCGAGGAACGCGACCGGGCTTTCGCGCGGGCGGTGGAGGCGGACCCGGGCTGGGCGGCGTACCAGGACAAGACGGACCGCGTGATCCCGGTGGTCGCCCTGTACGAGATCGCCCAGGGCGGCCCGCCGAACATCAACGCCGGTTCGCCCGGCGAGGCGATCAAGGTGGTCCACGACGGGTTCCGCCGCGAACTCGCCCTGATCCGGCAGGAGATGGGCAAGGGCACCACCCTGGGCGCCCAACTGCGCGTCAACTGCCTGACCTTCTGCCAGGGCCTGCACAACCACCACACCGGCGAGGACATGGCCCTGTTCCCGTTCCTCGCCGACCGCCGTCCCGAGTCCGCCCCTGCCCTGGCCCGCCTGCGCGAGGAGCACGAGCGGATCGCGGCCCTGGTGGAGGAACTGCGCCGGGTGCTGTCCGCCCAGGGGGACCTGGCCGCCGCCCGCAGCGAGGTCGACCGTCTGACGGCGGAGCTGGAGGCGCATCTGACGTACGAGGAGGAGCAGTTGATCCCGCTCCTCGACGCCGGCTGA